From a region of the Umboniibacter marinipuniceus genome:
- a CDS encoding efflux RND transporter periplasmic adaptor subunit, whose product MNRLSILVVGMLLAACDNSAIQSGVSRDEGLRYTGELRSFRETFITPPAIERVWQFKVLRMAPEGSLVSQGDPVVWFDPSEPRRRLQEQQSQLAQRQQSIQDKALQLDQTLQELRLNLAEAEMNRDKAQLKASINDPVMPEVERRIYQLDAQIAAEKVREIESSIEQQETSAAAEQTVDEAELVRLQARVASMSQGISQMSLTAPQDGILLYQSGFGGEKFAAGSDVYRALAVVSISDLNFIEVRVAVPERDLRAINLEEPVSLKIDSVDDRSWQGRVKSVSTVYRQQNSAVYADVVVEVVDPDPQVMRPGLKAQIRFEEIGQ is encoded by the coding sequence ATGAACCGTCTTAGTATTTTAGTGGTCGGGATGCTATTAGCGGCCTGCGATAACTCGGCAATTCAATCTGGTGTTTCACGTGATGAAGGTTTGCGTTATACCGGCGAGCTGCGTTCCTTCAGAGAAACATTTATTACACCGCCGGCGATTGAACGCGTTTGGCAGTTTAAAGTGTTGCGGATGGCTCCAGAGGGCTCGCTGGTGAGTCAGGGGGATCCGGTGGTTTGGTTTGACCCAAGTGAACCAAGGCGTCGGCTTCAGGAACAGCAATCGCAGCTGGCTCAGCGCCAACAGAGTATTCAAGACAAAGCGCTGCAATTGGACCAGACCCTTCAGGAGCTTCGCCTTAACCTCGCTGAAGCGGAAATGAATCGTGATAAAGCGCAGCTCAAAGCTTCTATCAATGACCCTGTAATGCCTGAGGTTGAGCGCCGAATCTATCAGTTGGATGCGCAAATTGCCGCCGAGAAGGTACGAGAAATAGAGTCTTCAATCGAACAACAGGAAACGTCTGCAGCGGCTGAGCAAACGGTAGACGAAGCCGAGTTAGTCCGTTTACAAGCTCGGGTAGCATCGATGTCACAGGGTATCTCCCAGATGTCTTTAACCGCGCCTCAGGATGGCATCCTCCTTTATCAAAGTGGATTTGGGGGCGAGAAGTTTGCGGCCGGTTCGGACGTCTATCGAGCGCTTGCGGTGGTATCCATTTCTGATCTTAACTTTATCGAAGTAAGGGTGGCCGTGCCGGAGCGTGATCTCAGGGCGATTAATCTAGAAGAGCCGGTCAGTTTAAAGATTGATTCGGTTGATGATCGAAGTTGGCAAGGTAGAGTCAAGTCTGTATCTACGGTATACAGACAGCAAAATAGCGCGGTGTATGCCGACGTTGTGGTGGAAGTGGTTGATCCTGACCCTCAAGTGATGAGACCAGGTTTGAAGGCTCAGATTCGGTTTGAGGAGATAGGGCAATGA
- a CDS encoding HlyD family secretion protein, which translates to MKYLAVLCLSLLGVSASAERLLLTAEVTSLQQSIVSTPRHLYAGWSRKIVWMADEGAVVKAGEPLVSFDTEALQSRFDQFEEQLIAAEDNVAVQARTEALASLSAQRRIDVARLELEKARLIAERQTSFSSRKEIADAEFAVLSAELELEKALEAAEFTAERNRSQAQTRALNIERLRAEYAFAQGEIERSTIFANEDVLVIYQRSRFQERDVQIGDSLDPGSSVLKLLPLGGSSLRAWVSEVDANSVDTGVSVDIRFDKDPSQTVEGTITSVGDAGVELERRGLGRWVPVHIEFTGQSTMELSPGMSARVEVAQ; encoded by the coding sequence ATGAAATATTTAGCGGTGTTGTGTTTATCATTGCTTGGCGTTTCGGCGTCGGCGGAGCGATTGTTATTGACCGCTGAAGTCACCTCCCTTCAACAGTCCATTGTTTCAACCCCTCGGCATCTTTATGCCGGTTGGTCGCGAAAGATTGTTTGGATGGCAGATGAAGGTGCGGTGGTAAAAGCTGGTGAGCCCTTAGTGAGTTTCGATACCGAAGCTCTGCAATCACGTTTTGATCAATTCGAAGAGCAACTCATTGCCGCCGAAGATAACGTTGCGGTTCAAGCGCGCACTGAAGCGCTAGCGAGTCTCTCGGCTCAGCGCCGTATTGACGTGGCGCGTTTGGAGTTGGAAAAAGCGAGGTTAATCGCGGAGCGCCAAACTAGTTTTTCAAGCCGCAAAGAGATAGCGGATGCCGAATTCGCCGTGCTTAGCGCTGAGCTTGAGTTGGAGAAAGCGCTTGAAGCAGCTGAATTTACTGCTGAGCGTAATCGTAGCCAAGCTCAGACGCGCGCGCTCAATATTGAGCGCCTGCGTGCCGAGTACGCGTTTGCTCAGGGTGAAATTGAGCGCAGTACCATCTTCGCGAACGAGGATGTGTTGGTCATTTATCAGCGCTCGCGATTCCAAGAAAGGGATGTTCAAATTGGAGATAGTCTTGATCCCGGCTCGAGTGTGCTAAAACTGCTTCCACTCGGTGGTTCGTCACTCCGAGCGTGGGTCAGCGAGGTTGACGCCAACTCAGTTGATACCGGCGTCAGCGTTGACATTCGTTTTGATAAAGATCCATCACAAACAGTTGAAGGCACCATTACTTCAGTGGGCGATGCGGGTGTTGAGCTCGAACGAAGAGGACTTGGCCGCTGGGTGCCGGTTCATATTGAATTCACCGGTCAAAGCACCATGGAATTAAGCCCTGGAATGAGTGCTCGCGTGGAGGTAGCTCAATGA
- a CDS encoding ABC transporter ATP-binding protein, whose product MALIELSKIDKYFSMGDQQLHVLRALDLSIEEGEFVAIMGPSGSGKSTLMNILGGLDTPSSGSYQLAGEAIADYSDDTLSAVRNRSFGFVFQSFHLMPRLSALDNVLLPIQYSKDPDWPAATERATNLLGSLGLEERIHFRPNQMSGGQRQRVAIARALVNEPKILFADEPTGALDSKTAVEIMALLTRLNSEGQTIILVTHELEIAELAKRIIFLRDGVIQREDLR is encoded by the coding sequence ATGGCGCTAATAGAGTTAAGTAAGATCGACAAATATTTCAGCATGGGTGACCAACAGTTACACGTGCTTCGCGCTCTTGACCTGTCCATTGAGGAAGGAGAGTTCGTTGCCATTATGGGGCCCTCGGGCTCGGGAAAATCTACCCTAATGAATATTTTAGGTGGTCTAGACACGCCTAGCTCCGGAAGCTACCAGCTGGCGGGTGAAGCTATTGCGGATTACTCGGACGACACCCTGTCTGCGGTGCGCAACCGCTCTTTTGGTTTTGTCTTCCAGAGTTTTCATCTCATGCCGCGTTTATCGGCGTTGGACAACGTGCTACTTCCTATCCAGTACAGCAAAGATCCAGATTGGCCGGCAGCAACCGAACGAGCCACCAATTTACTCGGCTCGCTAGGGCTTGAAGAGCGGATACATTTTCGACCCAACCAAATGTCTGGCGGCCAGCGTCAGCGGGTAGCGATAGCGCGCGCACTTGTCAATGAGCCTAAAATCCTCTTTGCCGATGAACCAACCGGGGCGCTGGACTCGAAAACCGCGGTTGAAATTATGGCGCTGCTTACTCGTCTGAATAGCGAGGGGCAAACCATCATTTTGGTCACACACGAGCTCGAAATTGCCGAGCTAGCAAAACGGATTATCTTCCTGCGCGACGGCGTTATTCAGCGGGAGGATTTACGATGA
- the typA gene encoding translational GTPase TypA: protein MDISNLRNIAIIAHVDHGKTTLVDKLLEQSGTLDRKDVGTDRIMDSNDQERERGITILAKNTAIKWNDYRINIVDTPGHADFGGEVERVMSMVDCVCLLVDAQDGPMPQTRFVTQKAFERGLKPIVVINKVDRPGARPDWVLDQVFDLFDNLGATEEQLDFPVVYASALNGVAGLEPDELSEDMTPLLQMIVDKVDAPQVDAEGPFQMQISALDYNNFTGVIGIGRVTRGSVKPNQQIVVSDHNGHARKGKVLQVMGYHGLDRVEVTEASAGDIICITGIDPLNISDTLCDPNNVEALPALTVDEPTVSMTFQVNTSPFAGLEGKFVTSRNISERLDRELIHNVALRVEPGDSPDKFRVSGRGELHLSVLIESMRREGFEMGVSRPEVVTREIDGETQEPFERVVLDIELDHQGAVMEEFGNRGGQIANMEPDGKGRIRLEYVIPARGLIGFRSQFMTLTSGSGILTSIFDHYGVVNAGYKVQRNNGVLVSMVKGKALAFGLFGLQDRGRLFIDPNVEVYEGQIIGLHSRSNDLTVNPTKGKQLTNVRASGTDEALTLTPPVRHTLEQALDFIDDDELVEVTPESIRIRKKKLKENERRRDDKAKKA from the coding sequence TTGGATATCAGTAACTTACGTAACATCGCAATTATTGCGCACGTTGACCACGGCAAAACTACTCTTGTAGACAAGCTGCTTGAGCAGTCTGGTACACTCGATCGTAAAGACGTGGGCACCGATCGTATCATGGATTCTAATGATCAGGAACGTGAGCGCGGCATTACCATTCTTGCTAAGAACACCGCGATTAAGTGGAATGACTACCGAATCAACATCGTAGACACGCCGGGACACGCCGACTTCGGTGGTGAGGTTGAGCGCGTTATGTCTATGGTTGACTGTGTATGTCTTTTGGTTGACGCCCAAGACGGCCCAATGCCGCAGACTCGTTTCGTGACGCAAAAAGCCTTCGAACGTGGCCTGAAGCCAATTGTTGTTATCAACAAAGTAGACCGTCCTGGCGCTCGTCCTGACTGGGTACTAGATCAAGTTTTTGATCTGTTTGATAACCTTGGCGCGACCGAAGAGCAGCTAGACTTCCCAGTGGTATACGCTTCAGCGCTTAACGGTGTAGCAGGTCTTGAACCTGACGAGCTTAGCGAAGACATGACGCCGCTACTGCAGATGATCGTTGATAAAGTTGACGCACCTCAAGTTGATGCAGAAGGTCCGTTCCAAATGCAGATTTCTGCACTGGATTACAACAACTTCACCGGTGTTATCGGTATTGGACGTGTCACTCGCGGCTCGGTTAAGCCTAACCAGCAAATCGTGGTGTCTGATCACAACGGTCACGCACGCAAGGGTAAAGTACTTCAGGTAATGGGTTACCACGGTCTTGACCGCGTTGAAGTAACAGAAGCCTCAGCGGGTGACATCATTTGTATCACGGGTATCGATCCACTGAATATCTCCGATACTCTCTGTGATCCAAACAATGTTGAAGCGCTTCCGGCACTTACGGTAGACGAGCCAACCGTATCCATGACCTTCCAGGTTAACACTTCTCCTTTCGCTGGCCTTGAAGGCAAGTTCGTTACTTCACGTAACATCTCTGAGCGTCTTGACCGCGAATTGATTCACAACGTAGCGCTGCGCGTTGAACCAGGTGACTCGCCTGACAAGTTCCGCGTTTCTGGCCGTGGTGAACTTCACCTTTCAGTACTGATTGAGTCAATGCGTCGTGAAGGCTTCGAAATGGGCGTATCACGTCCTGAGGTTGTCACCCGCGAAATTGACGGCGAGACACAAGAACCATTCGAGCGCGTGGTCCTAGATATCGAACTCGATCACCAAGGTGCGGTAATGGAAGAGTTCGGTAACCGTGGTGGCCAGATTGCCAACATGGAGCCAGACGGTAAAGGGCGTATCCGTCTTGAGTACGTTATTCCAGCGCGCGGCCTTATCGGCTTCCGAAGCCAGTTTATGACCTTAACCTCAGGTTCAGGTATCCTCACTTCAATCTTTGACCACTATGGTGTTGTTAACGCAGGTTACAAAGTTCAGCGTAACAACGGCGTATTGGTATCAATGGTTAAGGGTAAAGCCTTGGCCTTCGGTTTATTCGGTCTTCAGGATCGCGGCCGTTTGTTCATTGATCCAAACGTTGAAGTTTACGAAGGTCAGATCATTGGCTTGCACTCTCGCAGTAACGATCTAACCGTTAACCCAACCAAGGGTAAGCAGTTAACCAACGTTCGTGCATCGGGTACAGACGAAGCCTTGACACTTACTCCACCTGTTCGCCATACGCTTGAGCAGGCACTAGACTTCATCGATGATGACGAGCTAGTAGAAGTAACACCTGAGAGCATTCGTATTCGTAAGAAGAAGCTCAAAGAAAACGAGCGTCGCCGTGACGACAAAGCGAAGAAAGCGTAA
- a CDS encoding aminotransferase class V-fold PLP-dependent enzyme — translation MSQVEANFNVAKLRREFPQLRKRIGNLPLCYFDSAATVQKPRIVVDELNHCLQKSYANVHRAAHSLATEATSRFEAARAEVAEFIRGEAKECIFTKGTTDAINLVAQSWGNLHVQEGDEILLTQAEHHANIVPWQLLAQRTGAKIVFAKVDEWGCLDVADWLSKLGANTKLVAFGHASNVTGAVNPVAALTEAAKSNGSKVLIDGAQAVAHLSVDVHAIGCDFYVFSGHKLYGPNGIGVLWGRYPVLCEMPAVNGGGEMISEVTEDGFTTQLPPLRFEPGTPAWPEACALAVAIQWLNIQRSEGLASYEFELYGYLRLRLAELSGFRVLGADQPNVGIASLVSDDAVQDLGFFLDQQGIAVRVGHHCAMPLMKALGVPGTLRISLAAYNTRAEIDHLIECLAQWEQQVSRARSRVFSLTELTAAKALNAEAIAEYQGLIGDSSEESFRALIHLGQSSSRFDETVRATKYLVPGCETRLWLAVVTTVPTLQFAVDAESDTMRGLLSLLSHELQGKTGRDLADFHLDQWVERLALSRFVTATRGNGVNAVVAALSALYAAGDKG, via the coding sequence ATGAGTCAAGTTGAAGCCAATTTCAATGTTGCCAAATTAAGACGCGAGTTCCCTCAGCTTCGCAAGCGTATTGGTAATCTACCTCTCTGTTATTTTGATAGTGCAGCGACGGTGCAGAAACCACGAATAGTTGTGGACGAGCTAAACCATTGTTTACAGAAGAGCTATGCGAATGTTCATCGCGCCGCGCATTCACTTGCGACCGAAGCGACCAGCAGGTTTGAAGCGGCGCGAGCCGAGGTTGCTGAATTCATCCGTGGTGAGGCCAAGGAATGCATATTCACTAAAGGAACCACGGACGCGATTAATCTGGTTGCCCAATCCTGGGGGAATCTGCATGTACAAGAGGGCGACGAGATTCTGTTAACACAGGCCGAGCATCACGCCAATATTGTGCCTTGGCAACTGCTGGCGCAGAGAACCGGCGCCAAGATAGTGTTCGCCAAGGTGGATGAATGGGGTTGCTTAGATGTTGCCGATTGGCTGTCGAAGCTAGGTGCTAACACCAAGCTAGTTGCATTTGGCCACGCCAGTAATGTTACCGGCGCAGTGAACCCCGTAGCCGCGCTTACTGAAGCAGCAAAGTCCAATGGCAGCAAAGTGCTTATAGATGGCGCGCAAGCTGTCGCTCATCTCAGTGTTGACGTTCACGCGATTGGTTGCGATTTCTACGTTTTCTCTGGGCACAAGCTCTATGGGCCCAATGGCATAGGTGTGCTCTGGGGTAGGTACCCAGTGTTATGCGAAATGCCAGCGGTTAATGGAGGTGGCGAGATGATTAGTGAGGTTACTGAGGATGGCTTCACAACACAGCTGCCACCGTTACGTTTTGAGCCGGGTACTCCAGCATGGCCAGAGGCCTGTGCGCTAGCAGTGGCAATTCAATGGCTTAATATCCAGCGTTCGGAGGGGTTGGCAAGCTATGAATTCGAGCTGTATGGCTATCTTCGTCTTCGTTTAGCTGAACTTAGCGGTTTTCGAGTTCTGGGCGCTGATCAACCCAACGTGGGTATTGCTTCGCTCGTGAGTGATGATGCGGTACAGGATCTAGGATTTTTCTTAGATCAACAGGGCATTGCGGTCAGGGTTGGCCATCATTGTGCCATGCCATTGATGAAGGCGCTCGGCGTTCCCGGAACCCTCCGTATTTCCTTAGCCGCCTATAATACGCGGGCTGAAATTGATCATCTAATTGAGTGCCTAGCGCAGTGGGAACAGCAAGTTAGCCGCGCAAGAAGCCGGGTCTTCTCGCTGACAGAATTAACCGCAGCAAAAGCGTTGAATGCCGAAGCTATTGCTGAATATCAAGGCCTTATTGGGGATAGCTCAGAGGAATCCTTCCGAGCATTGATACACTTAGGACAAAGCAGTTCGCGCTTTGATGAAACAGTGCGGGCAACGAAGTATTTAGTTCCTGGCTGTGAAACGCGACTTTGGTTAGCGGTGGTCACCACGGTACCCACCTTGCAGTTTGCAGTAGATGCCGAGAGTGACACCATGCGGGGATTGCTTTCGTTACTTAGCCACGAATTACAGGGAAAAACAGGTCGAGATCTAGCCGATTTTCACTTGGATCAGTGGGTAGAAAGACTAGCTTTGTCGCGTTTCGTTACGGCAACGCGAGGCAATGGTGTCAATGCGGTTGTTGCGGCACTAAGCGCCCTATATGCGGCGGGCGACAAAGGCTAG
- a CDS encoding TatD family hydrolase gives MKLFDTHTHFDFRCFDSDRSQVWSRFQALGGQRLLMAGVSQSQWQRAAQLCESNPAWSMSVGYHPLFLSAEPHSTSYDDSASADATTGVPARSLADVDTVQLSAQLTEALSRYDEYVVAIGECGLDRFAATAMQEQQRVLQIQLAIAKSVQRPVILHCRGAHNELLQAIDQTGVSSGVIHAFSGSVELAREYIRRGFKVGVGGTISYARAAKTQRTIAQLPLTELLLETDSPDMPHSGHQGQRNEPSYCRNTIAQLTMLREEDEETIAEQLWQNALILFGK, from the coding sequence ATGAAATTATTCGATACCCATACACATTTTGACTTCCGTTGTTTTGACTCAGACCGATCTCAGGTCTGGTCTCGCTTTCAAGCGCTAGGTGGTCAGCGATTGTTAATGGCTGGGGTGAGTCAGAGTCAGTGGCAGCGTGCCGCTCAGCTGTGTGAAAGTAACCCAGCTTGGAGCATGTCGGTAGGCTACCACCCGTTGTTCTTAAGTGCTGAACCACACTCAACCTCTTACGATGATAGTGCCTCGGCTGACGCGACGACAGGAGTGCCTGCGCGAAGTCTAGCTGACGTTGATACTGTGCAGCTAAGCGCTCAATTAACGGAGGCGCTGTCGAGGTATGACGAGTATGTCGTTGCGATTGGCGAGTGCGGTTTAGATCGCTTTGCGGCTACTGCGATGCAGGAACAACAGCGGGTGCTGCAGATCCAACTAGCGATTGCTAAGTCAGTGCAACGTCCGGTTATTCTCCACTGCCGTGGCGCGCATAATGAACTTCTCCAGGCTATTGATCAGACCGGCGTTTCCTCAGGGGTGATTCATGCTTTTTCAGGGTCAGTTGAATTAGCGAGAGAGTACATTCGAAGAGGCTTTAAAGTAGGAGTAGGAGGCACTATTAGCTACGCGCGGGCAGCTAAGACGCAGCGCACCATCGCGCAACTTCCACTAACTGAGCTGTTGTTAGAGACCGATTCACCAGATATGCCCCATTCTGGGCATCAGGGCCAACGGAATGAACCTTCCTACTGTCGCAATACCATTGCGCAGCTGACGATGCTGCGAGAAGAAGATGAAGAGACCATTGCTGAGCAGCTGTGGCAGAATGCCCTAATACTTTTTGGAAAATAG
- a CDS encoding DUF1904 family protein, whose amino-acid sequence MPHIRARGTTVDDVKTLSRITSAEISELCKCSVSDLSWEVTQTQFIVDGAPDGGYPIVEFLWFDRGQEVKNKIARILDEALKQRGYSGDRAIIFSEVDQTNYFECGNHF is encoded by the coding sequence ATGCCTCATATTCGTGCTCGCGGTACCACTGTTGATGATGTTAAGACACTCTCCCGAATAACTAGCGCCGAGATTAGTGAACTATGTAAGTGCAGTGTCTCGGACTTGAGCTGGGAGGTGACTCAAACGCAATTCATTGTTGATGGCGCGCCAGACGGCGGCTATCCGATCGTGGAATTTCTCTGGTTTGATCGCGGACAGGAGGTAAAAAACAAGATCGCCCGAATTCTTGACGAAGCGCTGAAACAGCGTGGCTATAGCGGCGATCGAGCCATCATTTTCTCCGAAGTAGACCAAACCAATTACTTTGAGTGCGGTAACCACTTCTAA
- a CDS encoding exonuclease domain-containing protein, whose amino-acid sequence MANIVVVDLEATCSESPDEIALEAMEIIEIGAVRLADNLQATSDTFSCFVKPKQNPQLTSFCRQLTKIEQRDVDAAEHFDVAGEAFFQWLGADPIILSWGDWDADQLAKEAMANQLASPIAQSINLKREFYRLRKMREGGLRAAIERAGLSFIGQPHRALSDALTTAQLAPLSGLSDYDPLWQKLMMISGKTALQLRPWLREKHPLLNGQTPMHLMLNVAGRKKVANILAAIDLEFGLS is encoded by the coding sequence GTGGCGAATATAGTGGTTGTTGACCTAGAGGCCACCTGCAGCGAATCTCCCGATGAGATTGCGCTAGAGGCCATGGAAATTATTGAGATTGGCGCTGTTCGCTTAGCTGACAATTTGCAGGCCACTTCTGACACCTTTAGTTGCTTTGTTAAGCCGAAGCAGAATCCGCAATTAACGTCATTTTGCCGGCAGCTTACCAAAATTGAACAGCGAGATGTCGACGCCGCCGAGCACTTCGATGTGGCCGGCGAGGCGTTCTTTCAATGGTTAGGTGCTGATCCCATCATCCTGAGCTGGGGAGATTGGGATGCCGATCAATTGGCGAAGGAAGCCATGGCGAATCAGTTAGCATCGCCAATTGCCCAGAGTATTAATCTCAAGCGCGAGTTCTATCGGCTGCGGAAGATGCGTGAGGGTGGTTTGCGCGCCGCGATTGAACGTGCTGGCTTGTCGTTCATCGGTCAGCCACATAGAGCGTTGTCGGATGCGCTAACCACGGCGCAATTAGCCCCCTTAAGTGGCCTAAGCGATTACGACCCTCTATGGCAAAAACTCATGATGATTTCTGGAAAGACGGCGCTGCAACTTCGACCCTGGTTGCGAGAAAAGCACCCGCTACTAAATGGCCAGACGCCCATGCATTTAATGCTTAATGTAGCGGGGCGAAAGAAAGTTGCAAATATCTTGGCGGCTATCGATCTTGAGTTCGGACTGAGTTGA
- a CDS encoding prenyltransferase/squalene oxidase repeat-containing protein produces MSHALMGESVANLVAESCEYILANQLPDGSIPWFEGGHLDPWDHIEAAMALSVGGYKKEAELAYRWLRDQQLEDGSWGIRYENGVLVDTSRRETNFCAYIATGIWHHFKVTHDFGFVEAMWPCVQRALDFVVAQQSGFGDISWAVNEQSEALDDALVTGCSSIYKSLECGIRLGELLAENCGDYRSAYFALGDALREMPERFDRNWESKARFSMDWFYPVLCGVFDKASAKERIAARWDEFVVDGIGCRCVADEPWATVAESCELVMALHSAGLTEQAEQLLGWLLQWRDDDGVHWTGWQFVDKAYWPLEKPTWTAAAFVLALDTTYQLTDASVLFCSTLSSNEHLSPLEYHE; encoded by the coding sequence ATGTCGCATGCGTTAATGGGCGAGTCGGTGGCCAATTTAGTGGCTGAATCATGTGAGTATATTCTAGCTAATCAACTTCCCGACGGTTCAATCCCCTGGTTTGAAGGCGGCCATTTGGACCCTTGGGATCATATTGAAGCGGCGATGGCGCTAAGCGTTGGCGGATACAAGAAGGAAGCAGAGCTAGCCTATCGCTGGTTGCGAGATCAACAGCTTGAAGATGGTAGCTGGGGCATTCGTTATGAGAACGGCGTTCTGGTTGATACCAGCAGGCGCGAGACCAACTTTTGCGCCTACATAGCCACCGGGATTTGGCATCATTTCAAGGTAACCCATGACTTTGGCTTCGTTGAAGCAATGTGGCCCTGTGTTCAGCGAGCACTGGATTTTGTGGTAGCACAGCAATCGGGTTTCGGTGACATCAGCTGGGCAGTGAATGAGCAATCCGAGGCGCTAGATGACGCGCTGGTTACCGGTTGCAGTTCAATCTATAAATCGCTTGAATGCGGTATTCGATTGGGTGAACTCCTTGCCGAGAATTGTGGTGACTATCGTAGCGCTTACTTTGCCCTGGGTGACGCTTTGAGAGAAATGCCGGAGCGATTCGATCGCAACTGGGAGAGCAAGGCGCGTTTCTCGATGGACTGGTTCTACCCGGTACTGTGTGGCGTGTTTGATAAGGCATCAGCCAAGGAACGGATTGCTGCGCGCTGGGATGAGTTTGTGGTGGATGGGATTGGCTGTCGCTGTGTGGCCGATGAGCCTTGGGCAACTGTTGCCGAAAGCTGCGAGCTAGTCATGGCGCTGCACTCGGCAGGTTTAACCGAGCAAGCCGAGCAACTTTTAGGCTGGCTACTTCAGTGGCGTGATGATGACGGAGTTCATTGGACGGGATGGCAGTTTGTGGACAAGGCCTACTGGCCGCTTGAAAAGCCAACCTGGACTGCGGCGGCTTTTGTCTTAGCCCTCGATACCACTTATCAGCTTACCGATGCCTCAGTGCTATTCTGTTCTACGCTTTCATCTAACGAGCACCTGTCACCGCTTGAATATCACGAATAG
- a CDS encoding class I SAM-dependent methyltransferase, producing the protein MLTVDFKTMGLSAGDRVLDLGCGEGRHVISLACEAEIEAVGIDLGFGDLTTAKSRMQDCAAFRHPQSQFLISQANGLSLPFADASFDHVICSEVLEHIPDWEGVLAEIIRVLKPSGSFAVSVPRAWPERFCWWLSSAYHEVPGGHIRIFKARDLNSRIQAEGLRRYAKHWAHALHVPYWWLQCWRWDKRETSRLVKYYHRLLVWDLMKRPRVTRWAEKLLNPLMGKSVVMYYTKDQ; encoded by the coding sequence ATGCTAACAGTTGATTTTAAAACGATGGGGCTATCGGCTGGAGATCGGGTGTTAGATCTGGGTTGCGGCGAAGGGCGCCACGTCATTTCGCTCGCTTGCGAAGCCGAGATTGAAGCGGTGGGCATCGACCTAGGTTTCGGTGATTTGACCACGGCGAAATCACGCATGCAAGATTGTGCAGCGTTTCGTCATCCTCAATCGCAGTTTTTGATTAGTCAGGCTAACGGCCTGTCTCTGCCCTTTGCTGACGCATCGTTTGATCACGTCATCTGTTCGGAAGTGTTAGAGCATATCCCAGATTGGGAAGGCGTCTTGGCAGAGATTATTCGGGTATTGAAACCGTCGGGCTCTTTTGCTGTCAGTGTTCCTCGGGCTTGGCCGGAACGTTTTTGCTGGTGGCTATCATCGGCGTACCATGAAGTACCCGGAGGTCATATTCGAATATTCAAGGCGAGAGATTTGAATAGTCGTATTCAAGCAGAAGGGCTTCGTAGGTATGCCAAACATTGGGCTCACGCGCTACACGTGCCATACTGGTGGCTGCAGTGCTGGCGCTGGGATAAGCGAGAAACCAGTCGCTTAGTTAAGTACTATCATCGCCTGCTAGTTTGGGATTTAATGAAACGCCCTAGGGTGACTCGCTGGGCTGAGAAATTGCTAAACCCGCTAATGGGTAAGAGCGTCGTTATGTATTACACCAAGGATCAATGA